One stretch of Vicinamibacterales bacterium DNA includes these proteins:
- a CDS encoding HNH endonuclease family protein produces WIEREKPFKSVAEELETLSRQGDDFRRIIEPQKGDAIFGLATFLESFDIRTAYPLLLFLLNAKLGDEQWDEISTLLESYLLRRAVLGWSTKAYNRIFLNLAKSLRAVGARPEIVKAFLSSLSGESSAWPTDEQFFGAWQGRDTYHDLNNAKLVHVLSRLNDTYLTNRNERVQIDSPLTVEHILPQTWLKNWPLAGGESGLSFKELFDASADDPRAVATRRRDAALQTMGNLTILTQELNSDASNAAWAVKKSKLLTASLLPINQQLHVYDKWAEDTIAQRSKELFQKATTVWPAPLTQPAPTNG; encoded by the coding sequence TCTGGATTGAGCGGGAGAAGCCGTTCAAGAGCGTTGCCGAGGAGTTGGAGACCCTGTCCAGGCAGGGCGACGACTTCCGCCGGATCATCGAGCCCCAGAAGGGCGACGCGATCTTCGGCCTGGCGACGTTTCTGGAGAGTTTTGATATTCGCACAGCCTACCCGCTGCTTCTCTTTCTGCTGAATGCGAAGCTCGGCGACGAGCAGTGGGATGAGATTTCAACGCTGCTGGAATCGTACCTGCTCAGGCGAGCCGTGCTGGGCTGGTCGACGAAGGCCTACAACCGAATCTTCCTGAACCTCGCAAAATCCTTGCGGGCCGTTGGTGCCCGCCCCGAGATCGTCAAGGCGTTCTTGTCGAGCCTGTCTGGCGAGTCATCGGCCTGGCCTACTGACGAGCAGTTCTTCGGCGCATGGCAGGGGCGCGATACCTATCACGACCTGAACAATGCCAAGCTGGTTCACGTTCTCTCGCGGCTTAACGACACCTACCTGACGAATAGAAACGAGAGGGTCCAGATCGATTCCCCTCTGACCGTCGAACACATCCTCCCGCAGACGTGGCTCAAGAACTGGCCCCTGGCAGGCGGGGAGAGCGGGCTCAGCTTCAAGGAGCTGTTCGACGCCAGCGCCGACGACCCGAGGGCAGTCGCGACAAGACGCCGGGACGCCGCCCTGCAGACGATGGGCAATCTGACCATCCTCACGCAGGAACTGAACTCGGATGCGTCAAACGCCGCGTGGGCGGTGAAGAAGTCCAAACTGCTCACGGCCTCGCTGCTGCCGATCAACCAACAGCTACACGTCTACGACAAATGGGCAGAGGACACGATCGCGCAGCGTAGCAAGGAACTCTTCCAAAAGGCGACGACTGTGTGGCCGGCGCCGCTGACACAGCCTGCGCCGACGAATGGCTGA
- a CDS encoding site-specific integrase has protein sequence MSFLVDVQELKTGLIIFRRADVTHRNWYCRVRVPNEDRYKTISLKTSDIREARDKAFEHDADIRFRVKHDVPIFEKSFAEVAREYSEFHKGVAASGQITMNRWKIVDGYIRLHLIPYVGNIQITLVTEDKWKSYPLWRKQNNAGKKASRARRPRANAGTPEPGDAKPPPPARDGTIRQEMMTFRAIMNFAADRQYIRERQVPKGKLVSDKARREEFTPQEYRELHTFARRWIKDARHEASAWYRNMAYNFMLVMANTGMRTMEARNLRWRDIDARADRQERPFVCINVRGKGKFRELIAAQNVASYLERIKAISKAIKPDDFVFTTRGGKSASTLYGSLIEDLLTKSGLLHSASGSRRSSYCFRHTYATFRLMEGVDVYFLAKQMGTSVKMIEDYYGHITPAKNAERILQGIPGWEPMADGSGALAGSVNAGGAGDKPPEPRSRK, from the coding sequence GTGTCCTTCCTCGTCGATGTTCAAGAACTCAAGACCGGCCTCATCATCTTCCGCAGAGCGGACGTAACACACCGCAACTGGTACTGCCGGGTGCGTGTGCCGAACGAAGACCGGTACAAAACGATCTCCCTCAAGACCTCCGACATCCGCGAGGCCCGCGACAAGGCCTTCGAGCATGACGCCGACATCCGCTTCCGCGTCAAACACGACGTCCCGATCTTCGAGAAGTCGTTTGCCGAAGTGGCGCGGGAGTATTCAGAGTTCCACAAAGGCGTGGCCGCTTCGGGCCAGATCACGATGAACCGCTGGAAGATCGTCGATGGCTACATCCGCCTGCACCTGATTCCCTATGTCGGGAACATTCAGATCACCCTCGTCACCGAGGACAAATGGAAGTCCTATCCGCTCTGGCGCAAGCAGAACAACGCCGGGAAGAAGGCCTCCCGCGCTCGGCGACCGCGCGCCAACGCCGGCACGCCGGAGCCTGGCGACGCCAAGCCGCCGCCGCCGGCAAGGGATGGCACCATCCGTCAGGAGATGATGACCTTCCGCGCCATCATGAATTTCGCGGCCGACAGGCAATACATCCGCGAAAGGCAGGTGCCGAAGGGCAAGCTCGTCTCCGACAAGGCGCGCCGGGAGGAATTCACGCCGCAGGAGTACCGCGAGCTGCATACCTTCGCCCGCCGCTGGATCAAGGATGCGCGGCACGAGGCGAGCGCCTGGTACCGCAACATGGCCTACAACTTCATGCTGGTCATGGCGAACACGGGCATGCGCACGATGGAGGCGCGCAACCTCCGCTGGCGCGACATCGACGCCCGCGCCGACCGGCAGGAGCGCCCCTTCGTCTGCATCAACGTGCGCGGCAAAGGCAAGTTCCGGGAACTGATCGCCGCGCAGAACGTCGCTTCATACCTGGAACGGATCAAAGCAATCAGCAAGGCCATCAAGCCTGATGATTTCGTATTCACCACCCGTGGCGGCAAATCCGCCTCCACCCTTTACGGCTCCCTGATCGAAGACCTCCTCACCAAGTCCGGCCTGCTTCACAGCGCGTCTGGAAGCCGGCGAAGCTCCTACTGTTTCCGCCACACCTACGCGACCTTCCGCCTGATGGAGGGGGTTGACGTGTATTTCCTGGCCAAACAGATGGGAACCTCCGTCAAGATGATCGAGGATTATTACGGCCACATCACGCCCGCCAAGAATGCCGAGCGCATTCTCCAGGGCATCCCGGGATGGGAGCCGATGGCGGACGGTTCCGGCGCACTGGCCGGCAGCGTGAACGCTGGCGGCGCCGGAGACAAACCGCCAGAACCTCGATCCAGGAAGTAA